The Leadbettera azotonutricia ZAS-9 genome has a window encoding:
- a CDS encoding DUF362 domain-containing protein, with protein sequence MSASKVYFTDMRCKVGESLLVKLDRLISKAGIGKIDFNQKYVAIKIHFGEPGNLAFLRPNFARVVADHIKSLGGKPFLTDCNTLYVGRRNNALVHMDAAFENGYSPLATGVQNIIADGLKGTDDVDVPIKGGVYLTVAHIGRAIMDADIVISLNHFKGHEGTGFGGAVKNLGMGSGSRAGKMAMHNDGKPQVDQKVCTGCKGCAKYCNENAIVFGENKKAKIDHKKCVGCGRCIGGCNFHAISNESGSSNDALNCKMAEYAKAVLDGRPSFHINVVNQVSPYCDCHGESDAPVVADIGIFASFDPIALDKACIDAVNAAPGIQTSILGDREHKHKDSHGHSDHFKDIHPTTDWRSQIEHAEKIGLGSGTYELVTVK encoded by the coding sequence ATGAGTGCATCAAAGGTCTACTTTACAGACATGCGCTGCAAGGTAGGAGAGAGCCTTTTAGTCAAGCTTGACAGGCTTATCTCCAAAGCGGGAATCGGAAAAATCGATTTTAACCAGAAGTATGTGGCGATCAAGATCCACTTCGGCGAGCCCGGAAACCTGGCTTTCTTAAGGCCCAATTTTGCGAGGGTAGTGGCGGATCATATCAAGAGCCTCGGGGGCAAGCCCTTCCTCACGGACTGCAATACCCTCTATGTAGGGCGGCGCAACAACGCCCTTGTCCACATGGACGCGGCTTTTGAAAATGGATATTCCCCCCTTGCTACGGGTGTTCAGAACATTATCGCCGACGGCCTCAAAGGCACGGACGATGTTGATGTTCCGATAAAAGGCGGTGTTTATCTTACAGTGGCCCACATAGGCCGGGCCATTATGGACGCCGACATCGTAATATCCCTGAACCACTTCAAGGGACATGAGGGCACCGGCTTTGGCGGGGCCGTTAAAAACCTGGGCATGGGTTCAGGCAGCCGCGCCGGCAAAATGGCAATGCACAACGACGGCAAGCCCCAGGTAGATCAGAAAGTGTGTACCGGCTGCAAAGGCTGCGCCAAGTATTGCAATGAAAATGCCATTGTCTTTGGCGAGAATAAAAAAGCCAAAATCGATCACAAAAAGTGCGTAGGCTGCGGACGCTGTATCGGAGGCTGTAATTTCCACGCCATTTCCAACGAAAGCGGAAGCAGCAATGACGCCCTCAACTGCAAGATGGCCGAATACGCCAAGGCCGTGCTTGACGGCAGGCCCAGTTTCCATATCAATGTGGTGAACCAGGTTTCCCCCTATTGCGATTGCCATGGCGAAAGCGATGCTCCGGTTGTCGCCGATATCGGCATTTTCGCCAGCTTCGATCCCATAGCCCTGGATAAGGCCTGCATCGACGCAGTGAACGCAGCCCCCGGTATCCAGACCAGTATCCTGGGCGACCGCGAGCACAAACACAAAGATTCCCACGGCCACTCCGACCACTTTAAAGACATCCACCCCACTACCGACTGGCGCAGTCAGATTGAGCACGCCGAAAAAATCGGCCTCGGTTCGGGGACTTATGAATTGGTCACCGTGAAGTAA
- a CDS encoding adenosylcobinamide-GDP ribazoletransferase — MFDRFLSVFSLVSRIPVKVKFNFDPSRMDFYLPIIGIFPALLGLILSGLFLFLMNYIKANIALAVITIMIMQYFCFNLFHLDGLMDTADAFLGTVDKEKRLLILKDSRIGVYGFFAGFAALALKAALLISLFGFIPGSAALIFFYPIIGRFSAALIPCMAPPTNSKGLGALAKESKAYRCVLGAFVSLMLLGFIALGFCTLMNLVPGLSILRIAVIMLSLVIIAPVTAFFYARLYKRGIGGYTGDALGAAIETGEILYLAAAFVFLNIR, encoded by the coding sequence ATGTTCGACCGCTTCTTGTCTGTCTTTTCCCTTGTTTCCCGTATTCCGGTGAAGGTCAAATTCAATTTTGATCCTTCCCGGATGGATTTTTATTTGCCCATTATTGGAATATTTCCGGCTTTATTGGGATTGATTTTATCCGGATTGTTTTTATTTTTGATGAATTATATTAAAGCAAATATTGCATTGGCGGTTATCACCATTATGATCATGCAATATTTCTGTTTTAATTTATTTCACCTCGACGGCCTTATGGACACTGCCGATGCATTTCTCGGTACAGTGGATAAAGAAAAGCGCCTGCTTATATTAAAAGATTCCCGTATAGGGGTTTACGGTTTTTTTGCAGGTTTTGCCGCATTGGCATTAAAGGCAGCCCTTCTCATTTCTCTTTTTGGTTTTATTCCCGGCAGCGCCGCGCTTATTTTTTTCTATCCCATTATCGGCCGTTTCAGCGCAGCCCTAATTCCCTGCATGGCGCCTCCTACCAATTCCAAGGGTTTGGGCGCCCTTGCCAAAGAATCCAAAGCATACCGCTGTGTCCTCGGGGCCTTTGTCTCGCTCATGCTTTTGGGATTTATTGCCCTTGGTTTTTGTACGCTGATGAATTTAGTCCCCGGCTTATCAATTCTCCGGATAGCGGTCATTATGCTTTCCCTTGTTATCATTGCACCGGTGACGGCGTTTTTCTATGCAAGGCTTTATAAACGCGGCATCGGAGGATACACGGGGGATGCCCTGGGAGCGGCTATTGAAACAGGGGAAATACTTTATCTTGCGGCGGCGTTTGTTTTTTTAAATATCAGATGA
- the cobT gene encoding nicotinate-nucleotide--dimethylbenzimidazole phosphoribosyltransferase: protein MENIKVAMEKHLDNLTKPRGSLGKLEGYCIKLADIQGKVPPEIKNKGIYVFAGDHGIAAEGVSLYPQEVTRQMVLNILRGGAGINALATGTNWEINLVDAGVLGDEFPPDSELKPLCNFIRARETKGSRNFYKESALTKEELQKSLEQGKRLARDAAAKNYGLTAIGDLGIGNTSTAAAMLVAAGFDPNDMVDRGTGIDAPMLDHKKHIIIDSVKRRNPAKTGESILENLGSSDLAMMTGFILGLENLKIGCVLDGFPVTSAAYIAWMINPKVSNWLFAGHLSKVAGHKPALERMGLEPIVSLDMRLGEGTGAVIGGHIIELGVLAARNMASFSEAHITDSEKQEEKY, encoded by the coding sequence ATGGAAAATATCAAAGTGGCAATGGAAAAACATCTGGACAATCTTACCAAGCCCAGGGGCAGCCTTGGAAAATTGGAAGGCTACTGCATCAAACTTGCAGACATTCAGGGTAAAGTACCGCCGGAAATAAAAAACAAGGGTATCTATGTATTTGCCGGAGATCACGGAATTGCAGCCGAAGGGGTTTCACTTTACCCCCAGGAGGTCACCCGCCAAATGGTTTTAAATATACTGAGGGGCGGCGCGGGAATTAATGCCCTCGCAACAGGTACTAATTGGGAAATAAATCTCGTTGATGCCGGTGTACTGGGTGATGAATTTCCCCCGGACTCCGAATTAAAGCCTCTGTGTAATTTTATTCGGGCCCGTGAAACAAAAGGGAGCCGTAATTTTTATAAAGAGTCGGCCCTCACAAAAGAGGAATTGCAGAAATCCCTAGAGCAGGGGAAACGCCTTGCCCGCGATGCAGCTGCCAAAAATTACGGCCTAACCGCCATAGGCGATCTCGGAATAGGCAATACCAGTACCGCAGCCGCCATGCTGGTGGCTGCGGGTTTCGATCCTAACGATATGGTGGACAGGGGGACAGGCATCGACGCGCCCATGCTGGATCATAAAAAGCACATTATTATCGACTCGGTAAAGCGGCGAAATCCTGCAAAAACAGGCGAGAGCATATTGGAAAACCTCGGCTCCTCCGATTTAGCCATGATGACAGGTTTCATCCTGGGACTTGAAAATTTAAAAATCGGCTGTGTGCTTGATGGTTTCCCGGTAACTTCCGCCGCCTATATAGCCTGGATGATCAATCCAAAAGTTTCAAATTGGCTTTTTGCTGGGCACCTTTCAAAAGTTGCAGGCCACAAACCGGCGCTGGAGCGCATGGGGCTTGAACCCATCGTGAGTCTTGATATGCGCCTTGGCGAAGGAACAGGAGCGGTAATCGGCGGCCACATCATTGAATTGGGCGTGCTGGCTGCGCGGAATATGGCTTCTTTTTCAGAGGCCCATATTACGGACAGTGAAAAGCAAGAGGAAAAGTATTGA